Proteins found in one Amycolatopsis aidingensis genomic segment:
- a CDS encoding FxLD family lanthipeptide, with the protein MTTVLTGEPGGVFDLDVRMETERILSEAVACQTEDGCGHTCQISACVSQL; encoded by the coding sequence ATGACAACGGTCCTCACCGGGGAACCAGGCGGCGTTTTCGATCTGGATGTTCGGATGGAGACGGAGCGGATCTTGTCCGAGGCGGTGGCGTGCCAGACCGAGGACGGGTGTGGGCATACGTGCCAGATTTCCGCCTGTGTGTCGCAGCTGTGA
- a CDS encoding DNA-processing protein DprA — protein MARHVTITGARSIPPQTEADLPGLFGDYLRPFADPDATFYLGGAAGIDTAALDWLASHTQADLTVVVPCTVADQPAAAGEVIRRWQRAGRLTGVVELHADTLGASAYHARNRWMVDRSRFVIAFPHGTDPASGTWYTVNYAAEQDKPRLVVPV, from the coding sequence TTGGCCCGCCACGTGACGATCACCGGCGCACGGTCGATCCCTCCCCAGACCGAGGCGGACCTACCCGGACTGTTCGGTGACTACCTGCGGCCGTTCGCCGACCCGGACGCCACCTTCTACCTCGGCGGAGCCGCGGGGATCGACACCGCCGCGCTGGACTGGCTGGCCAGTCACACCCAGGCCGACCTCACCGTTGTCGTGCCGTGCACCGTGGCCGACCAGCCGGCAGCCGCGGGCGAGGTGATTCGCCGATGGCAGCGAGCCGGCCGGCTCACCGGAGTGGTCGAACTGCACGCCGACACGCTCGGCGCCTCGGCCTATCACGCCCGCAACCGATGGATGGTCGACCGCAGCAGGTTCGTGATCGCCTTCCCGCACGGCACGGATCCGGCCAGCGGCACCTGGTACACCGTGAACTACGCCGCCGAGCAGGACAAACCCCGGCTGGTCGTGCCCGTCTGA